The nucleotide window AAACACGGTTTATTTTTTCATCGATGACAGGAATTTCCTCAACCTCCATCTGCCGAAATCCGGCCTGAAAGAGCCGCGCCAAAGTAATGTGCGCGGCAAAACCGCAGTTTTCGCCGCCCTTCGAATCCGCGCCGGCAAACTCATAAAGAGTATTTTCCAAATCGCGCTGTAACTGTCCCAATTCTTCGGATCTTTCGCCTTCGACCCAAACCATTCGCGGCCGTTTTCCCTCCGGACCATAAAGAATCCTATTCAAATTTAAATCGAACGGATCATGGCGCTTGGCTACTTGGGCGACTGTTTTGCAAATTTCACAAACCTCTTGATCGTTGGCGCTGCCCAAAAAAATCAAGGTGATATGCAGATTTTCGGTTTTGGCCCAGCGCGCCGGCAATTCCGGCCAGCGCTCCCGAAACGAACCCAATTCGTTCTTCAGTTTTTCCGGCAGATTGATGGAAATAAATATCCGATGCAAATTATTCATAATTGATTCATCTTGCTTGTATTAAATTTAAACTAATTTAGCAAAAAATGAAAGATGGGCGCAAATCATGTTAAAATAATATCATGAAAGAAATTTATCTGTATAAAAAATGGCTGCAATCGCCGAATTTATCGCTAAAGAATAAAAAAACACTTTGGCATATCACACAGTTCTCCGGTATCATTTTATGAAAATTCAAATATCTGACGGATACATCTGCGAATACTATTCGTAAAACATACAATATAGAAAATTCCCGAAATGCGCCAAATTTGACAAAACTCTTATTGATGCGCTAAAAAATAACAATACTGATATGATTTTCAATTTTGCTTCGGAAAAAAATATATGAAAATAAC belongs to Patescibacteria group bacterium and includes:
- the thpR gene encoding RNA 2',3'-cyclic phosphodiesterase translates to MNNLHRIFISINLPEKLKNELGSFRERWPELPARWAKTENLHITLIFLGSANDQEVCEICKTVAQVAKRHDPFDLNLNRILYGPEGKRPRMVWVEGERSEELGQLQRDLENTLYEFAGADSKGGENCGFAAHITLARLFQAGFRQMEVEEIPVIDEKINRVFLVESIEIVESEMKRGGPKYTVLESARLGE